A single Eremothecium sinecaudum strain ATCC 58844 chromosome VIII, complete sequence DNA region contains:
- the RAD9 gene encoding chromatin-binding protein RAD9 (Syntenic homolog of Ashbya gossypii AGR173C; Syntenic homolog of Saccharomyces cerevisiae YDR217C (RAD9)), protein MDSDLSDYGSLDDTESCVGELNVADRDLQVTSLEVRCNTKTPDLDRVKKLLRGSNEGIRGLIDTCVEDTPLSQRKDVTDDSCYAGKSGLETQSVSGTVLVGSGSPLGFATAEIRSQSLQLTVPDDISVPTGSNDILNESDEWLRRDKSGLEASTQVINSPSDSILGTDPYIMSAVKDRGDIVGTATQIIVSPAVEANRTTAMGSDSRKVPAIHGEESRQEPKIFLHFSKKWGNTVSPSKVRNRRSPLSQCEEISGTRVLDRSINGDEEELNVYSDCSVSQDLSEMVETGTATQQNYKDSIAISTPPATAPNLVTNNVSESLYIESQDAAPPKNKRQLQVAAESYQDISDGLETTSSHDYDTRKKPKASEDQPIIYRDIRFLTKEHIKHSDSAWCYSSNFEYYPAKILDSYINRDVSLVLFRQGEYEVKDSDIHYLDIRVGEEVQLDQKDYYVEALENKEQHPINCIRGYDTVHLKPVLRNGRIGKRTIIRPLMDIKLSCEQWARRARIILDEGSQNRAKAFQYLKTPIRRSKGTNLLSDSPKRSLTASPIKTNRTDFYRSENISQHKAQSEDSVKNLELNLAAACNASPTKKVFSSCLFVITGIDGKYAEKITNIIESQGGTVISRFSDYLKRKNSQMVWTKTEFGSYKFACLVTETHKRTQRYLEALVLGWPTLHWKFIHRCIDNGGITLETSIFPFLLPAGESHRLSTNSIQKTGTIKSANISRFFMNLCQNITLKNQLDTFNVRQLIGFDVIIVGHSDTDEFVEFVFACFRANNLLKFNTTDEMSTALNQTNQNIDSGKLLIYVNYTDTTKSERAKSEISALLKEHKTRNHLYQVYVKTREWLIQTIISEDCGWS, encoded by the coding sequence ATGGATAGCGATCTTTCGGATTATGGCTCCCTTGATGACACTGAGAGTTGTGTTGGTGAATTAAACGTTGCAGACCGTGATTTACAGGTGACATCGCTGGAAGTACGATGTAATACTAAAACACCTGACTTGGATCGCGTCAAGAAGCTGTTGAGAGGATCTAATGAAGGTATTCGTGGACTTATTGATACTTGTGTTGAAGATACTCCGTTGTCGCAAAGGAAAGATGTTACAGATGACTCTTGTTACGCGGGAAAAAGCGGTTTGGAGACACAATCGGTATCAGGAACTGTGTTAGTTGGATCAGGGTCTCCTCTTGGGTTTGCAACTGCCGAAATTAGATCCCAAAGCTTGCAGCTGACGGTACCAGATGATATTAGTGTGCCTACTGGTAGCAACGATATTTTGAATGAAAGCGATGAGTGGTTGAGAAGGGACAAGAGTGGATTGGAGGCGTCTACTCAGGTAATAAATTCTCCTAGCGATAGTATTCTGGGTACCGATCCTTATATAATGTCTGCTGTGAAGGACAGAGGTGATATAGTGGGAACTGCTACACAGATAATAGTGTCGCCTGCTGTTGAAGCGAATAGAACTACGGCGATGGGCTCTGATAGCCGAAAAGTACCAGCAATTCATGGAGAAGAATCACGACAAGAGCCCAAGATATTCTTACATTTTTCGAAGAAGTGGGGGAATACTGTATCCCCAAGCAAGGTTAGGAACCGGAGGTCGCCATTGTCACAGTGTGAAGAGATCTCTGGAACACGAGTATTAGACCGTAGTATTAATGGCGATGAAGAAGAGTTGAATGTATATAGCGATTGTTCTGTGAGTCAGGATTTATCGGAAATGGTCGAAACTGGGACTGCTACTCAACAGAACTATAAAGATAGCATTGCTATATCTACTCCCCCAGCTACGGCACCAAACCTCGTTACCAATAACGTTTCTGAAAGCCTGTACATAGAATCCCAGGATGCAGCTCCTCCTAAAAACAAGCGGCAGCTGCAAGTTGCAGCTGAAAGCTATCAAGATATCTCTGATGGGCTTGAAACAACTTCGTCTCATGACTACGATACGCGAAAGAAACCAAAAGCTTCAGAAGATCAACCGATTATTTATAGGGACATTCGATTCTTAACTAAAGAGCATATTAAACATAGTGACTCCGCGTGGTGCTATTCTTCAAACTTTGAATATTATCCTGCCAAGATATTAGATTCTTATATTAACAGAGATGTCTCTCTCGTGTTGTTTCGACAAGGTGAATATGAGGTAAAAGATAGCGATATACACTATCTTGATATTAGAGTAGGTGAGGAAGTACAATTGGACCAAAAAGATTATTATGTTGAAGCTCTGGAAAATAAAGAGCAACATCCGATCAACTGTATACGAGGTTATGATACTGTTCACCTAAAACCAGTACTACGCAACGGAAGAATCGGTAAACGAACTATTATTAGGCCATTGATGGATATCAAACTGAGTTGTGAGCAATGGGCTCGAAGGGCAAGAATAATACTGGATGAAGGATCACAGAACCGAGCTAAGGCTTTCCAGTATCTCAAAACACCAATACGGCGATCGAAAGGCACTAATCTTTTGAGTGATTCTCCAAAGCGTTCTCTGACAGCATCGCCTATAAAAACGAATAGAACAGATTTTTACCGTAGTGAGAACATTTCCCAGCATAAAGCGCAATCAGAGGATTCAGTGAAGAACTTAGAACTAAATTTGGCTGCAGCTTGTAACGCCAGCCCAACTAAAAAAGTTTTCTCAAGCTGCCTGTTTGTAATTACTGGTATTGATGGAAAATACGCCGAGAAGATTACCAATATAATTGAATCCCAGGGCGGCACAGTTATTTCTCGCTTCTCTGACTATTTAAAACGCAAAAACAGTCAAATGGTTTGGACAAAGACAGAATTCGGAAGTTATAAATTTGCTTGTCTGGTTACTGAAACGCATAAAAGAACGCAGCGCTATCTCGAAGCACTGGTGCTTGGATGGCCTACGTTGCACTGGAAATTTATTCATCGTTGCATTGATAATGGAGGCATAACCTTGGAAACTTCTATATTCCCTTTCTTGTTACCTGCAGGAGAAAGCCACCGGCTATCAACTAATTCAATTCAGAAAACTGGCACCATAAAATCTGCTAACATTTCAAGGTTCTTTATGAATTTATGCCAAAATATTACCCTGAAAAATCAATTGGATACCTTTAATGTCAGACAACTAATTGGCTTTGATGTAATTATTGTGGGACATTCTGACACTGACGAATTTGTGGAATTCGTGTTTGCATGTTTCAGGGCAAACAACTTGCTGAAGTTCAATACTACTGATGAAATGTCCACTGCCTTAAATCAAACAAACCAAAATATTGACAGCGGGAAGTTATTGATATATGTTAATTACACCGATACTACTAAGAGCGAACGGGCAAAATCAGAAATCAGTGCATTGTTAAAAGAACACAAAACCAGGAATCATTTATATCAGGTTTACGTCAAAACGCGTGAGTGGTTAATTCAAACAATAATCAGTGAAGATTGCGGGTGGTCCTAA
- the ADR1 gene encoding DNA-binding transcription factor ADR1 (Syntenic homolog of Ashbya gossypii AGR172W; Syntenic homolog of Saccharomyces cerevisiae YDR216W (ADR1)): protein MELPFTTTDNGGIITTSNNMNSKINKRFAQLPENLRLNGVTPSGKPRLFVCSVCTRAFARQEHLIRHKRSHTNEKPYICGICDKRFSRRDLLLRHANKLHGGSCGELLLKKDSPRKRSDIVGKKRRSVTAIPTTPEGSNSTSLASSKNGSNAASAAAAMLEFPGSRRTSKRRVSFSAQSGENYASAAISGDYADDADKVQFSTPQLLPVDLTKESSSMAPAEANGWVSDLNNMSSLEAVRITGSTSTSSTSSNGTLAAGKQGSAMSWQAAKMKSLFNNGASTPQPGKKPAPLGSKGAAPSSLSVPMEWDCSWTASSMANAKESPNSREVSVLSAANEFKFLPTNGEGGSEVPPHDSNMSATEIMSTFENFMRTGSSFYGIVDPDASSTITRATVPANERHSQYSDIISCNFFTHELRLMCSTALEYYSLYCIKPGMSTASSVTLPSCKELNLYLSLFINHFASHYPFIHPQLWQSDLESFRGYIYGSTENAAQADDYAMQCANILCLPLLSATMGSMYLKSYGMEVVQSISLNTSRMYEISRRVLHVFLETRSASKITTSSLWLTQSLMLSVLYSLFTEAWEGVSDSVSDTLLKQVGAVCTMIKKNLIPEISSFTKPPHFNSPAEYIMLESKVRTTLFCYNLCQSLKSFYNIHSSFFLNEADLDSIIIPDDESTWNLASLDFQEDSIVVLAPSKVINAKKNTMTLGKFQQTFTFSTLGAHRIPEFLAQSMLFYEYNNLSSSLHIFLTKIDTKKLEINLHYFSNNPTTGGPSSTPMSLDSDNTMPAADSLFHVDSTKTLSQDAIILKNSLMCMIFLKSMDRSYGWQLGKRCIEDMYATYLDSKKFNVLSSGSYKLITDFLVALNFSIQNLASIVRGGNPPKLDTSRISVLNLQYYYFNFVVVIKFIMDFESTPNFKLLCIYTELKKLASNFLIPALSNFYPLEFAKFLDTDSELLGLWKENSTTDLYKDYVAEAPLVSNNSVPNRDLNNTHIHSNGNTQISNGEHINVGQLEKLINNVLVYSFNDTNFLSMPKNVSNEFAFSSAPLSNTIPSNNSVLSPKPTASSLNLLKCHHESSRTGKKANQTFAERYHLAEKYILIAKCIYLHANDSCIHSLFLKGLSDNFQKLERLHLSQESLGDDDEHEKSISLMGDDISVRAGSFFNGYLAEQ from the coding sequence ATGGAACTACCGTTCACTACAACTGATAACGGTGGGATTATTACCACGTCGAATAATATGAACTCTAAGATCAATAAACGGTTTGCGCAACTACCGGAGAACTTACGACTTAATGGTGTTACACCCAGTGGAAAACCCCGTTTATTTGTTTGTAGTGTTTGCACTAGAGCATTCGCGCGACAAGAACATCTAATTCGTCATAAGCGCTCCCATACCAATGAAAAGCCGTATATATGTGGGATCTGTGACAAGAGATTTAGCAGGAGGGACTTATTATTGCGGCATGCTAATAAGTTACATGGGGGGAGCTGTGGTGAGCTACTTCTGAAGAAGGACTCGCCTCGGAAAAGGTCCGATATTGTGGGGAAGAAACGCAGATCAGTCACTGCAATACCCACGACGCCGGAAGGGTCAAATTCGACATCGCTGGCTAGTTCTAAAAATGGATCTAATGCAGCTTCAGCTGCGGCTGCAATGTTGGAATTTCCAGGGAGTCGTAGAACGTCAAAACGCAGGGTATCATTTTCTGCGCAAAGTGGTGAAAACTATGCATCAGCAGCTATTTCCGGTGACTATGCAGACGATGCAGACAAGGTACAGTTTTCTACTCCACAACTATTACCGGTGGATCTGACAAAGGAATCGTCTTCAATGGCGCCTGCGGAGGCTAATGGGTGGGTTTCGGACTTAAATAACATGTCTTCCTTAGAGGCTGTAAGGATTACCGGTTCTACTTCTACGTCATCTACTTCATCAAACGGGACACTTGCTGCTGGTAAACAGGGGTCAGCGATGTCGTGGCAGGCAGCCAAAATGAAATCTCTCTTTAACAACGGTGCATCTACTCCACAGCCTGGCAAGAAGCCCGCTCCGTTGGGTTCCAAGGGGGCTGCGCCATCGTCATTATCGGTGCCTATGGAATGGGATTGTAGCTGGACTGCTTCATCGATGGCGAACGCTAAGGAATCTCCCAACTCAAGGGAGGTATCCGTGCTGAGTGCTGCGAATGAGTTTAAGTTTCTACCTACTAATGGAGAGGGTGGCTCGGAGGTGCCTCCGCATGATAGTAACATGAGCGCAACAGAGATCATGTCTACATTTGAAAACTTTATGCGCACAGGTTCATCCTTTTATGGCATTGTGGATCCAGATGCTTCTAGCACTATTACGCGTGCTACTGTCCCTGCCAATGAGAGACACTCCCAATATTCGGATATCATTAGCTGCAATTTCTTTACCCATGAATTGCGGTTAATGTGTTCTACAGCACTTGAGTATTATTCGCTCTATTGTATCAAACCCGGCATGTCCACTGCTTCAAGCGTGACCCTTCCTTCCTGCAAGGAACTAAATCTTTACCTGTCACTATTTATCAACCACTTTGCATCACACTATCCCTTCATCCACCCGCAGTTGTGGCAATCAGATTTGGAGTCCTTCCGAGGCTACATCTATGGCAGTACAGAAAATGCTGCCCAAGCTGATGACTACGCGATGCAGTGCGCAAATATCCTCTGTCTTCCTTTATTGTCGGCCACCATGGGTTCCATGTACCTGAAATCATATGGAATGGAGGTTGTGCAGTCAATATCATTGAACACTTCTCGAATGTACGAAATTTCCAGGAGAGTGCTACATGTATTCCTAGAAACCAGAAGTGCTTCAAAAATTACGACTTCCAGTTTATGGCTAACACAGTCTCTGATGTTGAGCGTGCTATACTCGCTGTTTACTGAAGCCTGGGAAGGAGTATCCGACAGCGTTTCGGATACACTTCTAAAACAGGTAGGTGCTGTTTGTACTATGATCAAAAAGAACCTGATACCAGAAATTAGTTCTTTTACCAAACCGCCACACTTCAATTCCCCCGCCGAGTATATTATGTTAGAGTCAAAGGTCAGGACTACGTTATTTTGCTATAATTTATGCCAGTCCTTAAAATCGTTTTACAATATCCACTCGTCGTTTTTTCTCAATGAAGCGGATTTAGATTCAATTATAATTCCTGATGATGAAAGTACTTGGAATCTAGCTAGCCTTGATTTTCAAGAGGACTCAATAGTTGTTCTAGCTCCAAGTAAAGTTATTAATGCCAAAAAGAATACAATGACTTTAGGAAAATTCCAGCAAACTTTTACGTTCAGTACGCTTGGAGCGCATCGGATTCCGGAGTTTCTGGCGCAATCTATGCTATTTTATGAGTACAATAATTTATCTTCCTCACTTCACATTTTTCTGACCAAAATTGATACCAAGAAGTTGGAAATAAATTTACATTATTTTAGTAACAATCCTACTACAGGTGGTCCGAGTTCTACACCTATGTCGCTTGATAGTGACAACACTATGCCTGCAGCTGACTCTTTGTTCCACGTGGATTCAACAAAGACATTGTCTCAGGATGCAATCATCCTAAAGAACAGCCTGATGTGTATGATTTTCTTGAAATCTATGGATCGCAGTTATGGATGGCAGTTAGGTAAGCGATGCATTGAAGACATGTATGCAACGTATCTTGATTCCAAAAAGTTTAACGTTTTGTCCAGTGGTTCTTACAAGTTAATAACGGATTTCCTTGTTGCGCTTAACTTTTCTATTCAGAACCTTGCGTCGATAGTACGGGGAGGGAATCCACCTAAATTAGATACCTCGCGAATTTCGGTCCTTAATTTGCAGTATTACTATTTTAATTTTGTGGTGGTTATCAAGTTTATCATGGATTTTGAAAGCACTCCAAACTTCAAATTACTGTGTATATACACAGAGCTGAAGAAGCTTGCTAGTAATTTTCTGATCCCAGCATTATCGAATTTTTATCCACTGGAGTTTGCAAAATTCTTGGATACTGATTCTGAACTGCTAGGCCTATGGAAGGAGAACTCTACTACTGATTTGTACAAGGATTATGTTGCCGAAGCACCACTAGTTTCTAACAATTCAGTTCCTAATAGGGATTTGAATAATACGCATATTCACAGCAATGGCAACACACAGATATCCAATGGTGAGCATATTAACGTTGGACAATTAGAGAAGCTGATCAACAACGTGTTAGTGTATTCTTTTAACGACACAAATTTCTTGTCGATGCCAAAAAATGTTTCTAATGAATTTGCGTTTAGTTCAGCCCCTCTTTCAAATACAATACCCTCCAATAACAGCGTGTTGTCTCCTAAGCCAACAGCCTCATCTTTAAATCTACTAAAATGTCACCATGAATCGAGCCGTACTGGAAAGAAAGCGAACCAGACTTTTGCTGAACGGTATCACTTAGCAGAAAAATACATATTGATTGCTAAGTGCATATATTTGCATGCCAATGATTCCTGTATTCATTCGTTGTTTTTGAAAGGTTTGTCAGATAACTTTCAAAAATTGGAACGTTTACATTTGAGCCAGGAATCATTGggtgatgatgatgaacATGAAAAATCTATATCGTTAATGGGAGATGATATCTCTGTGCGGGCAGGATCATTTTTTAACGGATACCTGGCTGAGCAATGA